The Osmia bicornis bicornis unplaced genomic scaffold, iOsmBic2.1, whole genome shotgun sequence genome has a segment encoding these proteins:
- the LOC123989033 gene encoding uncharacterized protein LOC123989033 encodes MANSMALLTQRNCIQFATAPIPTFDGENPALSVFAQSVENGLALIPDTSETEYLSIVLTKLTGPAWISIQDKQFNNVTQLLQHLKKRYAPGKNLAYFQAEVSRLKIREDESLRKYIDRASKLAHGSRIAIRERYTTNVDQLIKEMEMDILENFLEGLPERVAWRIAALDKKIKTLEEAYEAVLQIERRVKNRRQIQEKASPSRRREEDFLSWRRPREKEHRRVYPQSPSPYRQRPRDRSTSGSEPEFEERASRATALTLRKHDYSRSPNHSPEAPKYDEPFNTKHDVYDFYCANCSTEGAEISYYHKTLVTRNQPNKPIFFSNAEEMELHPVLPIKHRLPGRTALQIAVPVANPEVMEGYLARIKTPEQVYIGEAAVCNHDGICYVLATNTGEDEIEIDIEPQRIHPYEIFDSSDDDPIPSYLAKETKEDRTTRIQDLLRTDHLNSEERQHVFKIVREFSDRFFLPGDNLGKVPNFHHSIYTTDDIPINTRQYRYPPVHQEEIQRQVGALLSQGIIRPSTSPYNSPLWIVPKKPDADGNKRWRMVIDFRALNEKTTGDKFPLPNIPEILDKVGGAKYFSIFDLANGFHQIEMNPKDRQKTAFTTPHGHFEFVRMPFGLKNAPPTFQRVMNRVTSGLENVLVFIDDMIVFFFIAA; translated from the exons ATGGCTAATTCTATGGCCTTGTTAACACAGCGTAATTGTATTCAATTCGCTACCGCGCCGATACCCACTTTCGATGGCGAGAATCCAGCTTTGTCGGTTTTCGCTCAGAGTGTAGAAAACGGGCTCGCGTTAATACCAGATACGTCGGAAACAGAGTATCTGAGTATCGTGTTGACTAAACTCACCGGTCCGGCGTGGATTAGTATCCAAGataaacaattcaacaatgtaactcaattgttacaacatttgaaaaaacgaTACGCTCCTGGGAAGAACTTGGCGTATTTCCAAGCTGAGGTTTCGCGCCTTAAGATCCGTGAGGACGAATCGCTAAGGAAGTACATCGACAGAGCCAGCAAACTTGCCCATGGATCTCGTATCGCGATCCGCGAGAGGTACACGACCAACGTGGATCAGCTCATCAAGGAGATGGAAATGGACATCTTGGAGAATTTCCTTGAGGGTTTACCGGAGCGTGTGGCCTGGAGAATCGCCGCTCTGGacaaaaagattaaaactttAGAAGAGGCGTACGAAGCTGTGTTACAAATTGAACGTCGCGTCAAGAACCGACGACAGATTCAGGAGAAGGCATCACCTAGTCGTCGTAGAGAAGAGGATTTTCTCAGCTGGAGACGTCCTCGAGAGAAGGAACACAGGCGTGTGTACCCTCAGTCACCGTCACCCTATCGGCAAAGACCAAGGGATCGCAGCACATCTGGTTCCGAACCGGAGTTCGAAGAACGAGCTTCACGTGCAACGGCGTTGACTTTACGTAAGCATGATTATTCACGCTCTCCAAACCACTCACCGGAGGCGCCAAAATATGACGAGCCGTtcaacaccaaacacgatgtttACGACTTTTATTGCGCAAACTGCAGTACG gaagGGGCTGAAATTTCCTATTACCATAAAACCTTGGTAACTCGTAACCAACCTAATAAACCTATATTCTTCAGTAACGCTGAGGAGATGGAACTGCATCCAGTATTGCCAATTAAACATAGATTGCCAGGACGCACAGCTCTCCAAATTGCAGTTCCAGTCGCAAATCCGGAGGTTATGGAAGGGTACCTAGCACGAATCAAGACTCCTGAACAGGTCTACATTGGAGAAGCAGCAGTCtgcaatcatgatggaatttgcTATGTCCTAGCCACAAACACCGGAGaagacgaaatcgaaatcgacatTGAACCACAACGCATACATCCGTATGAGATTTTTGACTCATCAGATGACGATCCTATTCCTTCGTATCTAGCAAAGGAAACAAAGGAAGACAGAACTACACGTATCCAAGATCTTTTAAGGACCGATCATCTAAACTCTGAAGAACGACAACATGTGTTCAAAATTGTCAGGGAATTTTCTGATAGATTCTTCCTACCTGGAGATAACCTGGGCAaggttccaaattttcatcactCCATTTACACAACAGACGACATTCCGATTAATACTAGACAGTATCGGTACCCACCAGTACATCAGGAGGAGATACAACGACAGGTTGGAGCTCTGCTATCGCAGGGTATTATTAGACCATCCACCTCACCATACAATTCTCCTTTATGGATTGTACCGAAGAAACCGGACGCCGATGGTAACAAACGTTGGCGAATGGTAATCGACTTTCgtgcattaaacgaaaaaacaacaggcgacaagtttccattacctaatattccagaaatactagacaaggtaggcggagcaaaatacttctcaatattTGATTTGGCAAATGGATTTCATCAGATTGAAATGAACCCAAAGGACAGACAGAAGACCGCGTTTACAACCCCACATGGACATTTCGAGTTTGTGcgtatgccttttggtttgaaGAACGCACCACCGACATTCCAACGCGTCATGAACCGGGTAACATCAGGCCTGGAAAACGTACTTGTGTTCATAGATGATATGattgtttttttcttcatcgctgcgtga
- the LOC114881554 gene encoding putative nuclease HARBI1, translating to MDFEDIDDIEDIEDIQNEHSEISRRYIRDGSDPFDCFDEDEFRRRYRFTKDSVLNEILPKIEAGLQKSNNRGLPIPPAMQLLICLRYYATASFQLILGDTMNVSQPTVSRIVFRVRSLIGSLITEYIKFPRDPDNSTQNRRLFNNLGHGDGTIGLPGVDGAIDCTHIRLTASRFNNMEELYRNRKGYFSLNVQVLLGPCMEFLDIVPEWPGSAHDSRIFRTSRLHMRYATGELDGILVGDGGYPCLPFTTTS from the exons ATGGACTTCGAGGATATCGATGATATCGAGGACATTGAGGACATCCAGAATGAACATTCAGAAATATCAAGGCGATACATTCGAGACGGGAGTGATCCGTTTGATTGCTTTGACGAGGACGAATTCCGTAGACGCTACCGTTTCACGAAAGACTCtgtattaaatgaaattttgccTAAAATTGAAGCAGGGCTACAGAAAAGTAATAATCGCGGTTTACCGATCCCTCCTGCGATGCAGCTCTTAATTTGTTTGCGGTATTATGCTACTGCAAGTTTTCAA CTTATTCTGGGAGACACGATGAATGTTTCTCAGCCCACAGTCTCCCGCATAGTGTTTAGGGTGCGTTCACTAATAGGCAGTCTGATCACAGAGTATATTAAGTTTCCCAGGGATCCGGACAATTCCACTCAAAATCGCAGGTTATTCAATAATCTGGGACACGGAGACGGAACTATTGGTTTACCAG GTGTGGATGGCGCTATTGATTGCACCCACATTAGATTAACAGCATCCAGATTCAACAACATGGAAGAACTGTACCGGAATAGAaaaggatatttttcattgaatgTTCAGGT aCTATTGGGCCCTTGTATGGAATTTTTGGATATCGTACCAGAGTGGCCTGGCAGTGCTCATGATAGCAGAATTTTTCGTACATCCCGATTACACATGCGATATGCGACGGGAGAATTAGATGGAATCCTTGTCGGGGATGGTGGATATCCATGTCTGCCTTTTacaactactagctga